The following are encoded together in the Daucus carota subsp. sativus chromosome 5, DH1 v3.0, whole genome shotgun sequence genome:
- the LOC108220348 gene encoding large ribosomal subunit protein eL34, whose protein sequence is MVQRLTYRKRHSYATKSNQHRVVKTPGGRLVYQTTKKRASGPKCPVTGKRIQGIPHLRPAEYKRSRLSRNRRTVNRAYGGVLSGGAVRERIIRAFLVEEQKIVKKVLKIQKLKEKVSAKS, encoded by the exons ATGGTGCAGCGTCTTACATACAGGAAGCGCCATAGCTATGCCACCAAATCCAACCAGCACAGAGTGGTGAAAACTCCTG GTGGGAGATTGGTGTATCAGACCACCAAGAAGAGAGCTAGTGGCCCCAAATGCCCTGTTACTGGCAAGAGAATCCAAGGG ATTCCTCATCTGAGGCCTGCTGAGTACAAGAGATCTAGATTGTCTAGGAACCGAAGGACTGTTAACCGGGCCTATGGTGGTGTATTATCTGGAGGAGCTGTAAGAGAGAG GATCATTCGAGCTTTCTTGGTGGAAGAGCAAAAGATTGTGAAGAAGGTtttgaagattcagaagctAAAAGAAAAGGTCTCTGCAAAAAGTTAA